One genomic region from Fictibacillus marinisediminis encodes:
- a CDS encoding nitrilase-related carbon-nitrogen hydrolase → MSNMVKIGLIQASNEADGNESVSVHKEQAIEKHIKLVREAAEKGAQIICLQEIFYGPYFCTEQNAKWYDAAEEIPNGPTTSRFQALARELGTVIVLPIYEREGIATYYNTAAVIDADGSYLGKYRKHHIPQVNVGHEGNGFWEKYYFKPGNLGYPVFDTAFAKVGVYICYDRHFPEGARLLGLNGAEIVFNPSATVAGLSEYLWKLEQPAHAVANGYYIGAINRVGTEGPWNLGEFYGQSYLCDPRGNFVAMGSRDQDEVVIGEMDKELIREVRNTWQFYRDRRPETYQEMTTLLP, encoded by the coding sequence ATGTCAAACATGGTTAAGATTGGTCTCATTCAAGCTTCCAATGAAGCAGATGGCAATGAATCCGTGTCGGTTCACAAGGAACAGGCGATTGAAAAGCATATCAAACTCGTAAGGGAAGCCGCAGAAAAAGGAGCTCAAATCATCTGTTTGCAGGAGATTTTTTATGGTCCTTATTTTTGTACGGAACAAAATGCCAAATGGTATGATGCGGCGGAAGAAATTCCGAACGGACCGACTACCAGCAGATTTCAGGCATTGGCCCGTGAATTGGGCACCGTGATTGTGCTTCCGATTTATGAAAGAGAAGGGATTGCAACCTATTACAATACAGCTGCAGTGATCGATGCAGACGGCTCCTACCTTGGCAAGTACCGAAAACATCATATTCCACAAGTGAACGTTGGCCATGAAGGCAACGGTTTCTGGGAGAAATATTACTTTAAGCCCGGCAATCTGGGATACCCGGTTTTTGACACGGCGTTTGCCAAGGTAGGGGTTTATATATGCTACGACCGCCATTTTCCAGAGGGAGCTAGACTTCTAGGGTTAAACGGTGCTGAAATCGTGTTTAACCCTTCTGCCACGGTCGCTGGCCTTTCGGAATACTTATGGAAGCTCGAACAGCCGGCTCATGCGGTTGCCAACGGATATTATATCGGAGCGATCAACCGTGTAGGAACGGAAGGTCCATGGAACCTTGGGGAGTTTTACGGACAATCATACCTTTGCGATCCTCGCGGGAATTTTGTAGCCATGGGCAGCCGTGATCAGGATGAAGTGGTCATTGGTGAGATGGACAAGGAATTGATCCGCGAAGTAAGAAATACCTGGCAGTTCTATAGAGACCGACGTCCTGAAACCTATCAGGAAATGACCACGCTTTTGCCTTAA